One Cucumis melo cultivar AY chromosome 8, USDA_Cmelo_AY_1.0, whole genome shotgun sequence genomic window, cAAATATGTCGTCAAGTATATATCCATTTtatttgtttacacgattgtttaggtttggctaaacgaatattttcaatattcttttgatataccattatttattttttcaaaatttttttgtacatgatcgtttagatttgaccaaaggatttttttaaaaatccttttactacatgatcgtttagataggcTACCTTAATGTAAACAATCTTTtccaagattttttatacacgattctttagatttgactattttttgtatatgatcatttagatttggttccacgtaaaaaaaagaagaagaaagtcgATAGAAAAAATcgcgaagaggagaagaaagacggaaggacaaatttcataaattttgttacgcggaccgtaaatatttcagtggtttgttatatttatgaaaacttCCGTAAATTAAATGCCTTTggcttttaaaattttgaataaaaaacTTATCAAACATGGCAACATGAATGTAACTCAATCGACATAGTGATTGTACTATTAATTTCGAATTTAGGGGTTCGGCTCTTGCACCATGAAGACATAGACTTGTGACATGGATATTACGATGTTGGAGAAGAGGCTATGAACATTGCATGAAAGTATTCCCGTTTAAAACAATGCAGAAATAAGAATTACAATCGGCAAAATGTTCTATCtcgaaaaaattataatattatgaaaattaattattaaataaaatattgtaactcaaattcaaaaacttagaaataaaataagaaaaggaTAGTAACTGTTATTTTAATTGCTTTGAAATAACAATTCCTTGTTATACAAACGttgaatttgtttgtttatttatttatttttatttttattttattgtatttagaAAAAGAAGTTTCATATTCCACTTCAATACCTTAAttgttagaaaataaaatttaatatgacATAATTTATccaaaaatgtttttcaaagtTCGTAGACTTTTTAATATTGTATTAGATACACTGTGTGCATTATTGCTTAAGTAAGAGTGAAATATTGAATGTTCAATTGCTGGAGTTTGTGTAATTTTTTATATGCATGCCAAATTTttagtttcaaaatatttattctcCCACCTTTCTATGTATGTACTATGTATTTTAATCCAGACAAATTAttgttaattaaaaatatttataaaatataacaaaattttaggtTGTTTTATTAATGTATTAATAAAAGTTCATTGATGTTTAttgttatataatttaaaattttacaatattttataaatattttattttattatattatatttaaaaatgttttatgTACTATATTTATGAAAGGTAAGTACCAACGTTTTTTTAAAGTCCATTTGGATTATATAGCttcatattattattaagtATAACCTGAATTTATGAAATAGAATGATGAAATGAAACTAGAATGCCATTAATGAATAATCTGGGGAAAAAATGGAGTTTTGAGTCGAGGTTTAGAGAGGTTTGAAGATAGTTTTATCACTAAATTAACTTCTAAAATTGTGATTAATtcaattatataaatatatataatataaaaaacataaaattgagAGGGGGTTCGAGACCTCAAGTCTATGCTAAACCCGTGGGTGAATgcatttcatatttttttttataagtttttACTATTACCGTTAAAAATTTGGTTCGTAATAGGTCATAAGTttgacttttttcttttcttttctctgcACATCAAATcgttttccttttccttttttttttaatagtttgttatgttttttttaaattgttggTTAGAAGATAGAATTCATCCTCTTCAGATGTCCAACCCTTGAATGTCCTATTTCCAAAAAGATAAATGAGATAGGATTACAATCCTAAAAGGATGAGAGATCTTTGACTTATTTCCACTATAAATAAAGTATGACAGTTCAACATCGAGTAAGTTCATCTTTTTCCTTAAATTGCTTGCTTTGACCTTTGTCCTGTAACATAAGCATTAGAATGTTTATGCCAACAGACCTTCACGTTATTTTGACCGTTGTGTAGGTGACCTCAGTTACAAACTACAAATTCATCATTGGTGACATTTGAAGGTGGGATGAGTCCTCTTAGTTAGAATTTGCCATAAATTATCATTCACTcatttaaatatatatgaaaacTAAATTTATATACAATGTTAAATGCTTTTGGTTGTTtcattagattattattattattaataggACAATAAGAAACATTTCCAAATTGAGGTTATTTAAGTTCAACCATTGCAAATAAATTGGCCTTTTTTTTTATGTCAGAACTAATATTAAAAATTAGATTTTATAGATTAGGAAAGTATGAGAGAAGCATCatataaatgaaatttttttataaaaaaaatgcaactttGGGAAATCCAAAAAAGGGCGATCACCAAAGTAGAATCGGTCCTCAACCACCCTTGACAAACAAATTAGAGTTcatatttctccaaaataataataataacaacaataacagtAATAATAAAATCCCATAATGATTCATGAAATATAAAATCCAAAATGACCAAAAGTTCTTCATTTTCATATCTAATTCTTTCAAATAATCACTCCACATTCATAGGAAGGACAGAATAGAAAATATTACAAAGCATAAACTCCATTTTGGTTCATTGTTGTTTTGGATATTTTAAGATTAATCAGCAAAGTCTCAGCTGGATGGATGTTTAAGGGAAATACTGTAATGGGTAATTTGATTTGACTTTTTTGGAGCTTCAAAAATCGTACCTTTATTTGGAACTTTTAAAGAACAGAAAACCCAAAATAATCCACAAAAAGGAGATCGAATCAGTTCTATCGGTTGGATTTTCAACAAAAACCCTCCACCGCTGCCGCCGCCGCCACCTCCCAACGGCCACCGTATGACCCAGATAAAGAAGATCGAAGCACACCCCTTTTTTTAGAAACTTGAGGAAACAAAACAATCTTTAACCCCACTTTTTTGGGGGTGTTTGTCTGTtctatcactttttttttttgtttgatttttcattTCTGATTTATCCCTAGTTTTTCTTATCGATTTCTCTGTAATACCCttgtttcttcttcctcttcatcgGTTTTGTGGTTTAATCTCTTCTTCAAACATGGCTGccttttctctttttgtctatTTTCTTGCCATTTGCTCTTTAGGGTTTGTGTCTTCAACATCTCTTTCTAGATCTTCAATTTGCCCCAAagaatctgatttctttctctATGGTGTTCGATCTCAATGCCCTTTCTCTGCTGTTCCCAGCTCGCCTTTGCAGGTATGATTTTCTTTGTCATCTTCTTAATTTTGTGTTGATTTTCCTTTTGCTTAGGTGCTGTTATCACTTTTCTCTGTGGTGTCTTTGTTTTCTTGTCTGAATCTAACCTTTTGGGAGGCTGTTGATGATTGTGAAGCTTTTTTTTCCTGGGATTCCCTTGTTGTTCTGTacttttagttttgaaaatCTTGGAGGTTTTCTGTTTGGTTTTCCTTATTGAAGTATGTTTTGTAGGGTGGTCAATTATTCCTTTAGAATTAGATTGTTAGAAGAAATAATGGTTGAATTTTGGCTGTATTGAGCTCTTGATTGTTCTGTACATGATGAACATTCAGGTGAGGGTAGGTGAAGAAATTTATGCTTATTTgttatttctctttttctattgaaaatttttaagtGTTAACTGAAAATCAGCTGGGAGAGATCAATCTTGAATCAGGTTGAGCTGGGATGATTAATTCATTTTTAATCCAATTTTTGTGTGGACAAGAAAGTCAACAGAAATGACTTGGAGTTTTTCATTCAAACATCACACACTCAAAGTTGGGTCGAGTTTGGATGGATTTTGATTTCAATACTACAACCTAATTGAATTTGAACGGTTTAAATATCAATTTCAAATTATGTATTTAGAGTTGGGTTGATTTGGTCATTGGTCTTGCTTGTAGACAAAAAACTCAAAATATAATACTACGAAGGTTGTTCTCACTGATTTGATACTGTTAAAATCcaagagaatatatatatagtgtttAGTTAACTCCATTGATAAAACTAAGTTGAATTGTATTGTTTTCAAAAACATTGTCTCTTGGTGATCCACTCTTCCACCTGCCATTGTTTTCCTTTAACCCTTGTATCCTTCTTCCATACCTTTGCCAAAGAACCTTGTGCCTTCAAGTTTTTCAAAGAACTTCAAAATGAAATTATGTGTTTTGGTCTGAAAAATAGAGTAACAAATGTGGTTTTTATGTGGAAGTCAATTAACTCCATCACTCTGGTAGTTAGCAATGCCTAATTATCCCATCTGAGAAGAACGAACGTTTGTTCTCTTTCTTCTCCCTCATATATTATTACCTCGAGGAGGTACACTGAAAAAGACCAAGCTCACAGGTACTTAGCTACAGGGATGGCCTTGAACATAAGTTTTACAGCCAACAAAGTCCACTTCCTTCCCGTTTATTGCAAAGACACCCCTGAACCCAAGAATCGTTTGCAAACCAATGACAAACACTCCTTCCGGATAATATCTCTTCATTTATGGTAGATTGGAATGATCTCCATGTTGTCTGAGGATGCTAACAATGTGTTTCATGTCCAATCATTCGAGAATCAATCATCACCAATCTCATCAAGCATTAGATCAACCCTTTTTAGAACAACAAAGCAACAACTCAAGTTTATCATTAGATACTAGCCACCAACCTTTGTAACCAAACCGATTGCATGATGATTGGAAAGTGTCAATTGTTCTAcaaattaacaacaaaatcttaatattgtggCAATAAGATATCTTCTTTTGGAAATGTTTCTAATTCAAAGAAAGATATCTTCCTTTAGGGGTTGAATTGGAACTCAATCTCTACCCTCACTCTTTGAATGGAAAAAATCTTTCAATTTATTGGAAACAAGTGCGGAGGTATATTGCGAGCTTGGCCAGATCGACCTAACTGTCATGCCCTTGAAAGTGTGGTAAAACTCCATGGCCATACCTGGTCAGAAGCCTCCATCGATTCCACTTTGAAATGTTGAAAATTGGCTCAGATGCCATTGTTAGGTACTTAAGCACCTTGAAGAATCAAACCTCAAAAACCGACTATTGGGGTGGAAGAGCTAAGTATCACATTGGTCATCCCATTCTAACCAAAGTGGGACAAAGGTATCTTATTCGACCTTGgttctaacaaaaataaataataatccACTGGTTTCAAACTCCTTGATTTCTGTGGAtccctcttttttttctcttactCATCCTGAGATTTCTAGAGAAGACCCTGGCAATAGTCTACCTCTAAAGTCTTCCCTTTTTGCCAAAAAAGTTGCCTCCATCAATGAGCCTTCCCCCTTTTATACAACTCTTGTGTACTCTCCTTGCAGGTCCCACTTCCCTGATACTAGAGACAAAAGATTCCTCAACATTCAATCCTACCATGCCTTGTGAAGGTTATGATAATGAAGCTTACCTCTCTAGTTCATCCATTGTTTACGCTTTACCCACTGCATCAAATACTATTGGCCTTTTTAACCTTCATTGGTGACCGAGCAACCAAATTTTCCCTCCAAGCCTTAGCCATCCTTCCTCCTCATCTTTTCCCACAAGAGACTCTGACCCCTCTACCAAATATAGCTCTTCTACCCTAACTATTCTTGTCTGAAATTACTATCTCACCTCAACCATCTCGCCAACCAGCCTCCACGAACCAATTTTCCATCTCCTTTTTCCTTGACAACATACCTTCAATGCTTAGCTCCCATTCTCGGTGAACATGGTCTTTGTATCATGGTTATACCCTGTTACTAGAACCCCCACAAAAGAGAGTTTATACTATTGATGAGTAGAAATCCAAAATGAAAAGGGAGTTGCATAATCTTCTTACTATGTCTTTTATGAAAGAACAATCATATTAGAGAAAAAGAAACTTTAATCAATGAAATTTATTTCTTGGAATGTACGAGGTATGTgcttttggaaaaaaaaagccTTGATTAAACGAACTCTTCAACAACAACATCTTGTATCGTTCTTCTGCAGCAGCAAAATTATCAGACATTGACACCTATCTTGTCAAATCTGTATGGAGCCCTTCAGATATTTCATGAACTTCTCTCGATTCCGTTGGAACGTCTGGGGCATTCTTATCCTATGCAGTGAGCTTGACTTTATCAAAAGGAATTTATCAAATATCTATTCATGCCTTTATAGCTGGTGGTTTCTATTTTACAACTGTCAATGAGCCTTAGGAAGTGATTTTTATGATGATTTCTAGTGAGGGCTCCAAGTGGCTGGTATAGGGTGGTGATTGAGGGGATCTCAATGTGACATGTTTCAACCTCTTGCTGCATCCCAACTTACCTAACTTATTTCACTATTGCATTAGTTGGACAAGAAAAAAGAATCTTTTTCACCTAATCAATAGGAGACTCGACATCTTTTGCGAGAAGAGATTGAAAATTTGACTGCTTAGGTCAAACTTGTGAGTAACAGCATTGTAAATTGAATCGGTTCAGGGAGTGTGATCAAAATAATAGGCGATTTCATTGTATTTTAGCGGCTCacagaagaaaaaaattgattaatGAGTTTGGGATGGTGTTAGTGAATGGAGTTATTCACAGTTAGAGAAGCTATTGAGGCCGAATTCATTGTTTTCTTTCTGAAATTATTCACTAAAGATGATGATTCTCAATTCCTTCCTACTAATATTGATTGGTGTCCTATCAGTGTGGATCAATCTACTGGACTGGAAGTTATATTTACAAAGTTTTCCAAGTAGTAAGTGAAATCGTTGGGTATAATTACTGTCTCCTGGGCTTGATGGTTTTATTTACTAAAGATGATGATTCTCAATTCCTTCCTACTAATATTGATTGGTGGCCTATCAGTGTGGATCAATCTACTGGACTGGAAGTTATATTTACAAAGTTTTCCAAGTAGTAAATGAAATCTTTGGGTATAATTACTGTCTCCTGGGCTTGATGGTTTTACCTCTGAAGTTTTCAAATACTGTTGGAATACCATTAAACAGGATTTTATGGCTATGATTTATGATATCTATACTTCTGTGTTATCATTAATTTGGCCCTCAATGAAACTTATATTTGTTTTGTTCCAAGGAGTTTGGCTTTTGAATACGTTATTGACAGCTGGCCAATTAGTCTCTGCCCTATGCACACAAGATTGTTGGTTGTGTTACATCGAATAAATTGAAATTGGTTTTGCCATCCACCATAGTTGAGAACCAATTGCCGTTTATGTCTAATAGACAAATTATGGACACCTCTCTTTTGGTTAATAAGTTGATTGATGATGGGCTCATCTCTCACAAGAAAGGCGTTTTCTTAAATTAGACCTAGAAAAGGCCTTTGAGAAAATTGATTGAGATTTTTTGGTTCTTACCCTTCATGCCAAAGGTTTTGGTATCACCCGGGGTTGCATCTCTAGCGCCAACTATTTGATTATTGTCAATAATTGTCTTAGAGGTAAAATCTTTCCGATTCAAGGTATATGTCAAGTTGATCCTCTCTCTTCTTTTATCTTCGTTTTGGTCTGGTCTTGTTTAAGCAggtttttaagttttaaacGCAGTGCTAATTCGGGTAAAATTGCAACTCATTCTATAAAAAGTTCACAGTTTTGTTCGACTCACTTTCAATTTTTTGATGATATGTTCTTATTCTCCACTTTTGACATAAAGGCCTTGGAGAATCTTTTTGACGtagttaaaattttgaatgtACTTTTGGTTTGAACATCAACCTTTCTAAGAGTTAGCTGTTGGGGATTCACATTGCTGATGATGATTTGAGCATTTTGACAATGATATCAAAGTTTGGTTGTCAGAGGGGTACTTGGCCCACCTTTGGGGTACATCCAAATGGTTTTTTGCCACCTATTATTTAGAAAATTCAGCATAAACTTCATACCTGGAAATATGCTTTCATTTTGAAAGGAGGTTGGCACACTCTTCTTCAAGCTACCTTGTTTAGCATGCGAACTTACATTTTAACTTTGTATAAACTTCCAAAAAAGGTTTCCAGTTCATTGGAAAAGCTTGTTTGTGATTTCTTTTTGGAAGGTTTTAGAGGCAGTGGAAGGATGTATAATGCTAATTGGGGGACAACTCGACTTCTTAAACTTTTAGGTGCGTTGTATTGGCAATTTCCAGCACTGTAATTTGAGTCTATTGGCAAAGTGGATTCGGAGACCTCTAATGGAAGGTAAATGTGTTACGGTGCCAATTGATTGTTGCCAAGTATTCTCAATTGCAGCCTGTTTGTGTCTGGCCTCATCAGATTAGGAGTGGTTCTAGCATATCCCCTTCCAGTGTTTGTTCTACATTGGGCCTTGTTGCTCGTTCCCCTCATGAGTGCATAGTAGAAGGTCTGTCTCTTTTTGGCATGATTCAGACTGAATTGTGTAGTCATCGTTATTGTTTCTCCTTGGGGAGAAAGGAATGGACATATTTTTGGGGATACttctttcttgattattttatGGATTATTGTTGTAAGTGTGAAGCTCTTTTATTGATTATAACCTCTCTATTTTAATTGTTAATTAGGAAACTTTCATTAGACCCACCATTAGGTTTTTGAggctttttctcttttatttcatttcatcAATGAAATTTTTGTCTCCTAAAAAAGGCATGCTTTGCAATGATATGGAGCTGCAGAGTTGAATAGTTCCAAAAAGGGAAAACAATGATCATCCTCATAGGCACTTGTTATTATGAAACATTGGTTGGTCATCCTCGTTTGAAAACTTTGCTGTTTCTTTCCTTCCATTATTATTCCCCTggcctacccccccccccccccccccccccccaatgaATTCTTGTTCTTCTTGAGGGTTTGAACAGATAAACTTTGCTTCGTGAAATCTTGCACCGATGATGAAAGGTTCCAAGAGATGCTAAATTTGTTAATAAGATTCTCCATTGAGTTAGAGTTCGCATATTTAAAGTGAAGCATTGTCAAATTTGGGACTTCCCGTGCACATACAGAGGATACGTCGATTAAGGAAATATCAATAAATTCAGACATTTTTGGCATTCTCACATTTGTGTTCAGTTTTTGAAGGATATTCAAACTCAcctcaaattaattatttaatttggtGAATCCTATATGTGCACAAATCAAAGCCTTTTCCATTTTAGGGGAAAATTCTCCCTTTTGTGGGAAAAACAGATTAAGAAGCTAAAGTAGGAGATACTGGAAATGCAAATCTCTCCTGCAATTTATGACAAACATGGTATTTAAAGGAATTAATTTTCCAAACCATTACTAGGAGATGTTTCCAATTTATCTCTATGTCTAGATCTACGCAATGCTTCCTTCCCATCATATTGTTTATACCATGATGTAGTGGAATACTAATGGAGGCATCATTGTCATCCTTGTCAATCCAAGTTGTATAACTTGAAATAATGATTGAATAATGACTTTTTCATTGTTCTCAATGAAAGCTTGGTTCTTACAATACATACAGACATACATATATGCCTTCTGAATTATGATAGAAGTTACTTCATCAATTAGTTCTAACAGATAACTCTCAATCATTCCAGCATATAGTTGAAAGCATATCTCTCTTTCTCAGTTAGAGGTTAGAATCACTCACTTCCACGTCCTGTTGAACTCAAAAAATCATTCTACTCTACATGTTTCACCCCTTTTGAAATTATTTCTGGTAGCGTTTGGTCAGATCTATTTAGATGGGAATTAGTGCTGAGTGCCATATGATTTCCATTTTGCACGTCTATGTATCCATCTGTGTGATCAACTTATTCTTAAAATTAACTGCAGTTGTTTCTTCAGCTGATGCATttccgttttaaattttttacttaTCAAAGATAGTATATCAAACTTTAGACAAGAAACAGGTCAGACGTATCTGCTGGACCCTTCTACTAATGAATATTCAGAGAGCAACTCATTGAAAACAATTATCTTTGGAAAACAATCTGAACCCCTTTTCCCCATATTTGTTCAATGTAGAAAGCTGAAATTTAGTTTAGCTGGAGTACAGTGTAAGTGGCATCTTTGTTATGGAAAATCGATCATGTTGATCTTTTGTTATGTTTGTTTTGAATTCTATGATCTATGTCTCCTTGTACTACGTATCTTTGTATTTTGAGCAACAGTCTCTTTCCATTATCGATAGAAAAAAGTTTGTTTCCATTAGAAACAAAGCCCTCTTTAAGGCTACAGCATTAATTAAGttgcttcttctttttctcataTTGATTTCCTTTTCCCTCTTTTGATTTTTAGGTGGATGGGGATTACATTGATAGGACTTTGACTTCTTATAAGAAGATCGGCTACACCTCTGTGTTCTTTTATGCGTCATGGTGTCCATTTTCTCTCCATTTGCGCCACACATTTGAAACTCTCAGTTTCTTGTTTCCTCAAATGGAACACTTGGTGGTTGAACAATCTTCCACACTACCAAAGTAAGTAGTTCCTGATGTTCTTGCTTACTGTAAATTCTAGTCTTGTGTTCTGTTTTTCTGTACTGAATGCATTTTCGGATCGTTTCCTGGAAATATTCTAAATAACGATCCCAAGTTTGTGCATCATGAACCTTTCTATGTTCTCTATATTTCAACTAGTAAAAATACCCAACAATAAGATGAGAAATTGAAGTAATCAACATATTGGTGTTTTCTTTTGGCACTGAAGCTAGAATAGATATGCTAGTTTACATTCTCTTTACTTATACATTTATCCTTGCATATTTTAGTGTACTCTCAAAATATGGGGTCCACAGCTTCCCATCTATATTGCTGGTCAATGGGACATCACGTGTTCGGTATCGTGGTCGAAAAAATATACTTTCACTTGTTCGCTTCTATAGCCGAATAACAGGTAAGGTTCTCTTGGGTTTTCACACgtggtgtgtgtgtgtgtgtgtggtcTTGCTCAAATGAGTTGTGTTTGGTTATATCAGGATTAAAACCAATCCCGTACTATAACAACGCCGAGTTAGTTACTATCGAGAGTGTTGGAAGGCCCATTATCCAACTGGCAAAGTCTTCCTCACCAAACAACATATTGAAGAGTGATCCACTGTTGGCTTTCTCCTTTGTATTCGTCTGTCTTCGTGTAGCAATGTTCAAATTACCACACGTCCTGCACCAGCTGAACAATCTTTGTAGATCTTGCATACCTCATCTAAACTTGGAAATATTTGGCGAAACACGACAACTAATGGGGCGCATTCTTCAAATGCTCGATATCAGAAGGGCGTGGGCCAAGCTAAGGCTATACAAGACAAAGAACATCCACAAGGGAGCAAGGAATGCACGTGTTTGGGCATCGTCTTTGGCATCTGTCTCGTTGGGTGAATCCTCGTCTTCGAGATCAACTTAGGTTCACTCAAACCTTGTAAAAATGGAAATTGCAGCTTTTGATGATAGAACCATCCTACTTTCTGATGAAACACAAGTATTTTTCTTGCTATTAGAAGTAATGGAGAGTAGTAGTTAGGCTTTTTTGATTCCTCTTCTGAAGGCATGTataaattgtttctttttatatttgtataattaataatattacaCATTGCACACAATCAGAACATGTGTCAATTCCAACTGGCTGTTTGATTGGCGGGTCGGTTCATGATATTTGGAACCTAACGATATCGGTGGTTAGAACAACTGTTTGTGTTTTTAGATTCACTAAATTTCTCACACGTGTGTTTCACAAATATCTAGATTTCGTTTTTGATTTAGAAAACAagatttttatgtttttattgtatctaaatttgaatttaaatttttaaatccAAAGTTGTATTGAATAATTCAAATGAGTGTATGTGTGTTTATAGTCCCTTATTTAAAAGTgcattttttagttttcaaaatttataatagatTCATTTggtttcaaaattcaaaaaatgtaatattttaGTCCTTGATTGGTGAGAAATAGGCTAcaaaaatttatcaaataatattatacTGGTTATTTTTAAATGGATTAAAGTAAGAATCTAATTTCTAAATATATTACCAAACACACGAAAACATTAAATACAACATTGTGTTTTCATTTGAACTTTGTAACTTCATATCTACACACCATTCCCATATTTAGAAATTAGAACAAGAGTTGTATTTGGGATTTGGGTTCATAAATCTTTGATGGGATGTaatggtttatatatatatatatatatatacacatattaaaaaaagaatttgaaggaAAGATAAGAAGAGGAAGGGTTGTGGGGCATTGAATTAGGGACCATATTGAGAATGAGTTTGATCTTGTACATACCATTTTCAAAGATTGCTtgtaaggaagaaaaaaaaggggggtTTTATGTGATTTGAAAGTGATTGAAGATATTTGTGCTTTATAAATGGCCAAATGCCAAAGATTTTGGGAGAGTTTGCTTATTCAAATAGTGTTTGTATTGTTGAGAGTTTTGGACATGTGATTACATCATTGCCACGAAATTTTGTGACCTTTACCCGTCCGtttgataatatttttatttatttatttctaaaaagatgaaggaaaaacaaaagaggaagaaaaaggaaaaggaaaaggaaagagagatttaatttttgtaggtaggttttattattttgttttaaaaagtgGAAATAAATGTACATTTGACCATCACTATTATTAGTGCCCAACTTTATCTTAAAAATTTCTCTACTCAAATTTGACTTTGGAATTACCTAATAAATGCATTTTAAACCTCTAACAATCatctaattttttgttttttacttttttagaATTCAAATTCTCGATACTCTTTTTACCTCTTAATTGCTTATTCATTCATTTATTCTTTTCCTATATCTTCGAAAACAACTCAAATTTTGATAGTTTataaatatgtttttgtttttaaaatttagttaaaatcaattgtgaaaatatttcaaattagatacaaaatcaaaataagaaaaattatacTTTTCTACCTGAGATTTGGATTTCATAGaattatggattttttttttttttttaatcgtAACAAGCAAGTTGAAGAGAAGTACATGATTAAACGAAAATCATACCAAAACTATATTCTCAAGATTTGAAAGTGTTGAATTTTCT contains:
- the LOC103485985 gene encoding 5'-adenylylsulfate reductase-like 5 — protein: MAAFSLFVYFLAICSLGFVSSTSLSRSSICPKESDFFLYGVRSQCPFSAVPSSPLQVDGDYIDRTLTSYKKIGYTSVFFYASWCPFSLHLRHTFETLSFLFPQMEHLVVEQSSTLPNVLSKYGVHSFPSILLVNGTSRVRYRGRKNILSLVRFYSRITGLKPIPYYNNAELVTIESVGRPIIQLAKSSSPNNILKSDPLLAFSFVFVCLRVAMFKLPHVLHQLNNLCRSCIPHLNLEIFGETRQLMGRILQMLDIRRAWAKLRLYKTKNIHKGARNARVWASSLASVSLGESSSSRST